In Stomoxys calcitrans chromosome 2, idStoCalc2.1, whole genome shotgun sequence, the following proteins share a genomic window:
- the LOC106081857 gene encoding sodium-independent sulfate anion transporter isoform X1: MRPKRLSNVDEENCFIQKMPDIEDNLYHENLPNICQIVKNRSKKCCEPATCKQFLPIISWLPKYNVQFLLADFVAGLTVGLTAIPQAIAYASIAGLPTQFGLYSAFMGCFVYIVFGTCKDITVGPTAIMALMVQAHVTGSSDYAVLTCFLSGCVIFLLGIFNLGVLVRFISIPVTTGFTTAAAITIASGQVNNLFGIKSSSNEFIESWVNFFGHITETRRNDAILGIATLVLLLLMMKIKDLPLSCKMLTKYISLSRNALAVIVGIVLCYCLSHDGWLPFRASGEITKGIPPFKPPPFSTTVNGTKVTFGEMVTDLGASLASIPLISILESIAIAKAFSKGKIVDASQEMVALGLCNILSSFFSSMPITGSFTRTSINHSSGVKTPLGGAVTGALVLMALAFLTTTFSYIPKATLAAIIISAMIFMVEYERIIEIWRSKKMDVIPFSVTALVCLFWSLEYGMVCGIFVNAIFILYKSARPKILISLEKVNSVPLGLVQVQENLCYSSAEYLKSKVVKFVTTQGDNSIKMIIIKGDEITNIDSTVGLNILSLKEDLSLLECSLICWNWNYDAAGVICRLHPKERSMFKFGKSISEIVAEVAYNMTQTEIVDVPEDS; encoded by the exons ATAATCTGTATCATGAAAATTTACCGAATATTTGTCAAATTGTGAAAAATCGTAGCAAAAAATGCTGTGAGCCCGCCACATGCAAGCAATTCTTACCGATTATCAGTTGGTTGCCTAAGTACAATGTGCAATTTTTACTAGCCGATTTTGTGGCGGGCCTAACTGTTGGTCTCACCGCAATACCTCAAGCAATAGCCTATGCTTCCATAGCTGGCCTACCAACACAATTTGGACTGTATTCGGCATTTATGGGATGTTTTGTGTACATAGTGTTTGGTACATGCAAGGACATAACCGTGG GTCCTACCGCTATTATGGCCTTGATGGTACAGGCTCATGTCACAGGCAGTTCGGATTATGCCGTCTTAACATGTTTTCTTTCCGgttgtgttatttttttattaggtATTTTTAATTTGGGAGTTTTGGTGAGATTTATTTCAATACCAGTGACAACGGGCTTCACAACTGCCGCAGCCATTACAATAGCTAGTGGACAAGTCAATAATTTGTTTGGCATAaaaa GTTCTTCAAATGAGTTTATTGAATCCTGGGTTAATTTCTTTGGTCATATAACTGAAACCCGAAGGAATGATGCTATTCTTGGCATAGCGACTCTAGTCCTATTACTTTTAATGATG AAAATCAAAGATCTACCTTTGTCGTGTAAAATGCTCACCAAATACATATCACTGTCTCGAAATGCCTTGGCAGTTATTGTGGGCATTGTACTATGCTACTGTCTTTCCCATGATGGTTGGTTGCCTTTTAGAGCCAGTGGCGAAATAACTAAAGGTATACCACCATTTAAACCACCTCCGTTTAGTACAACAGTGAATGGTACTAAAGTAACATTTGGCGAAATGGTTACAGATTTAGGAGCATCTTTGGcctcaatacctttaatttcaatATTAGAAAGTATAGCGATAGCCAAAGCTTTTT CTAAGGGAAAAATTGTTGATGCCTCCCAGGAAATGGTGGCTCTGGGACTTTGTAATATACTAAGTAGTTTCTTTTCCTCAATGCCCATTACCGGATCATTCACCCGCACTTCTATCAACCACTCAAGTGGTGTTAAAACTCCCTTGGGTGGTGCTGTAACAGGAGCTTTGGTCTTGATGGCCTTAGCATTTCTGACCACAACATTCTCTTATATACCCAAAGCCACATTGGCTGCCATTATCATATCCGCCATGATATTTATGGTGGAATATGAACGTATTATTGAAATCTGGAGATCAAAAA AAATGGACGTAATACCCTTTTCGGTTACAGcccttgtttgtttattttggaGTTTGGAGTACGGCATGGTTTGTGGTATTTTTGTCAATGCAATTTTCATTCTCTACAAAAGTGCAAGACCAAAAATCCTTATAAGCCTGGAGAAAGTCAACTCAGTACCATTGGGACTGGTGCAAGTGCAAGAAAATCTTTGCTATTCCTCTGCAGAATATTTAAAATCCAAAGTGGTGAAATTTGTAACGACACAAGGCGATAATAGCATCAAAATGATAATAATCAAAGGCGATGAAATAACAAATATTGACTCTACAGTTGGATTG AATATTTTATCTCTTAAGGAAGACCTTTCCCTTTTGGAATGCTCTTTAATATGCTGGAATTGGAATTATGACGCTGCCGGTGTCATTTGTCGCTTACATCCAAAAGAGAGATCAATGTTTAAGTTTGGCAAATCAATATCGGAGATTGTGGCAGAAGTTGCATACAATATGACACAAACGGAAATTGTTGACGTCCCAGAAGATTCATAG
- the LOC106081862 gene encoding ADAM 17-like protease: MRTVKLENLFLTIAFCLIVDADSLHQTLKHFEVFHKDDVQHRIIKRGVKHSSNPYNVIKEVEFKTLGKNFRLILHPHRDVLHSKFKAYTVDGDGNETVVHLDHDNFYSGRVFGEVDSSVRAHIEDGLMTMSINLPNEAYHVEPSWRLLPTAKDNTMVAYRTSDIKMNWQHPEKGDMGGAPLTCGYVKEGQELEIADDEGQDGEYDHNHEHQPQSHLLTSMHNESHKRSKRQADQYEYTPTKTRCPLLLVADYRFFQEMGGGNTKTTINYLISLIDRVHKIYNDTVWQDRSDQEGFKGMGFVIKKIVVHSEPTRLRGGEAHYNMIREKWDVRNLLEVFSREYSHKDFCLAHLFTDLKFEGGILGLAYVGSPRRNSVGGICTPEYFKNGYTLYLNSGLSSSRNHYGQRVITREADLVTAHEFGHNWGSEHDPDIPECSPSASQGGSFLMYTYSVSGYDVNNKKFSPCSLRSIRKVLQAKSGRCFSEPEESFCGNLRVEGDEQCDAGLLGTEDNDACCDKNCKLRRNQGAVCSDKNSPCCQNCQFMPAGVKCREQVYATCEREARCTGTHAECPKSPAMDDGTICQERGQCRNGKCIPYCETQGLQSCMCDIIQDACKRCCRMSINETCFPVEPPDVLPDGTPCIQGFCNKGVCEKTIQDVVERFWDIIEEININRVLRFLKDNIVLAVVVLTSIFWIPASCVISYFDRKKLRHELKQIEWSQKNDLIHPGDRRRVIHIRVPRQKMSMARM, from the exons ATGAGAACAGTAAAActcgaaaatttgtttttaacaatAGCTTTTTGTTTAATAGTTGATGCAG ATTCATTACATCAAACACTCAAACATTTTGAAGTTTTTCATAAGGACGATGTCCAACATCGAATTATAAAGAGAGGAGTGAAGCATAGTTCTAATCCGTACAATGTGATCAAAGAAGTCGAATTCAAAACACTAGGAAAAAATTTTCGTCTTATTCTTCATCCACATCGCGATGTTCTGCATTCAAAGTTTAAAGCATACACGGTAGATGGAGACGGAAATGAAACAGTAGTACATTTGG ATCATGATAACTTTTATAGCGGACGTGTTTTTGGAGAAGTGGATTCCTCAGTCAGAGCCCATATTGAAGATGGTTTAATGACTATGTCTATTAATTTGCCAAATGAAGCATATCATGTTGAG CCGTCATGGCGTCTTTTGCCCACTGCCAAAGACAATACAATGGTTGCATATCGCACATCAGATATTAAAATGAATTGGCAACATCCAGAAAAGGGTGATATGGGCGGAGCTCCATTAACCTGTGGATATGTCAAAGAAGGACAAG AACTAGAAATTGCCGACGATGAGGGGCAAGATGGAGAATATGACCATAATCATGAGCACCAGCCACAATCGCATCTTCTAACATCCATGCACAATGAGTCGCACAAGAGATCGAAACGCCAAGCAGACCAATATGAATATACACCTACCAAGACCAGATGTCCGCTGCTTTTAGTGGCAGATTATAGATTCTTCCAGGAAATGGGTGGCGGTAATACCAAAACTACCATAAACTATTTG ATAAGCCTTATTGATCGGGTTCATAAAATCTATAACGACACTGTATGGCAAGATCGCTCAGATCAGGAAGGCTTCAAGGGCATGGGGTTTGTAATTAAGAAAATCGTTGTACACTCAGAGCCAACTCGTTTGCGTGGTGGTGAAGCCCATTATAATATGATTCGTGAAAAATGGGATGTACGAAATCTTTTAGAG GTTTTTTCGCGAGAGTATAGTCATAAAGATTTTTGCTTAGCCCATTTATTTACGGATTTAAAATTTGAAGGAGGTATTTTAGGTTTGGCTTATGTTGGCTCACCCAGACGCAATTCCGTAGGAGGAATATGTACACCAG AATACTTCAAAAATGGCTATACATTGTATTTGAACTCGGGTTTAAGTAGTTCGCGAAATCATTATGGACAACGTGTCATAACGCGAGAGGCAGACTTAGTAACGGCCCATGAATTTGGACATAATTGGGGATCGGAACATGATCCTGATATACCAGAATGTTCACCAAGTGCCTCTCAAGGTGGAAGTTTTCTCATGTACACATATTCCGTTAGTGGCTATGATGTCAATAACAAG AAATTCTCCCCATGCTCCTTGCGATCTATACGCAAAGTTCTACAAGCAAAATCGGGTCGTTGTTTCTCCGAACCTGAAGAATCGTTTTGTGGCAATCTTCGCGTTGAAGGCGATGAACAATGCGATGCTGGCCTTTTGGGCACAGAGGACAATGACGCCTGCTGTGATAAAAATTGCAAGCTACGTCGCAATCAAGGCGCTGTTTGCAGCGATAAAAATTCTCCttgttgtcaaaattgtcaatttatgcCGGCCGGTGTCAAGTGTCGGGAGCAAGTTTATGCGACTTGTGAGAGGGAGGCTCGCTGCACGGGAACACATGCCGAATGTCCAAAATCACCAGCCATGGATGATGGCACCATATGTCAAGAACGTGGCCAGTGTCGTAATGGCAAATGCA ttcCATATTGTGAAACTCAAGGTTTGCAGAGTTGTATGTGTGATATTATTCAAGATGCTTGCAAAAG GTGTTGTCGCATGAGCATTAACGAAACCTGTTTCCCCGTAGAACCACCCGATGTTCTACCAGATGGTACGCCTTGCATTCAAGGATTTTGCAATAAG gGTGTCTGTGAGAAAACCATACAAGATGTTGTGGAACGTTTTTGGGATATTATAGAGGAAATTAACATAAATAGAGTTTTGAGATTTTTGAAAGATAACATTGTTC TTGCTGTCGTCGTTTTGACTTCCATATTTTGGATTCCAGCAAGTTGTGTTATATCCTATTTCGATCGTAAAAAACTTCGTCACGAATTGAAACAGATCGAATGGAGTCAAAAGAATGATCTTATTCATCCTGGAGACAGACGAAGAGTTATACATATAAG agtacCACGCCAAAAAATGTCAATGGCACGAATGTAA
- the LOC106081863 gene encoding nucleoplasmin-like protein: METESFYGVELSEKDPLAQFEVAESDKEVQDQKLIIKQISLGADAKQGEFNVVQAEVKVDEKQTLKIPIAVLKVGETRVLKPNLEFPSDSVTFKLTQGTGPVYICGQHLVHELVDEWGNEDEEDVDDDDEDEDGEAPPPQQNGKNSKKK, from the exons atggaaacTGAATCATTCTACG GTGTTGAATTAAGCGAAAAAGATCCCTTGGCCCAATTCGAGGTAGCGGAATCAGACAAAGAAGTCCAAgatcaaaaattaattattaaacaaATAAGTCTAGGCGCTGATGCCAAACAGGGTGAATTCAATGTAGTACAG GCTGAAGTGAAAGTGGATGAGAAGCAAACCCTTAAGATCCCCATTGCTGTGCTGAAGGTTGGCGAAACTCGCGTTCTTAAGCCCAATTTGGAATTCCCCAGCGATTCGGTTACCTTTAAGTTGACACAAGGAACCGGTCCGGTTTATATATGTGGTCAACATTTGGTCCATGAACTTGTTGACGAATGGGGTAACGAGGACGAAGAAGATgtcgacgatgatgatgaggacGAAGATGGAGAGGCTCCACCGCCACAACAGAATggtaaaaatagcaaaaagaaGTAG
- the LOC106081857 gene encoding sodium-independent sulfate anion transporter isoform X3 encodes MENCDNLYHENLPNICQIVKNRSKKCCEPATCKQFLPIISWLPKYNVQFLLADFVAGLTVGLTAIPQAIAYASIAGLPTQFGLYSAFMGCFVYIVFGTCKDITVGPTAIMALMVQAHVTGSSDYAVLTCFLSGCVIFLLGIFNLGVLVRFISIPVTTGFTTAAAITIASGQVNNLFGIKSSSNEFIESWVNFFGHITETRRNDAILGIATLVLLLLMMKIKDLPLSCKMLTKYISLSRNALAVIVGIVLCYCLSHDGWLPFRASGEITKGIPPFKPPPFSTTVNGTKVTFGEMVTDLGASLASIPLISILESIAIAKAFSKGKIVDASQEMVALGLCNILSSFFSSMPITGSFTRTSINHSSGVKTPLGGAVTGALVLMALAFLTTTFSYIPKATLAAIIISAMIFMVEYERIIEIWRSKKMDVIPFSVTALVCLFWSLEYGMVCGIFVNAIFILYKSARPKILISLEKVNSVPLGLVQVQENLCYSSAEYLKSKVVKFVTTQGDNSIKMIIIKGDEITNIDSTVGLNILSLKEDLSLLECSLICWNWNYDAAGVICRLHPKERSMFKFGKSISEIVAEVAYNMTQTEIVDVPEDS; translated from the exons ATAATCTGTATCATGAAAATTTACCGAATATTTGTCAAATTGTGAAAAATCGTAGCAAAAAATGCTGTGAGCCCGCCACATGCAAGCAATTCTTACCGATTATCAGTTGGTTGCCTAAGTACAATGTGCAATTTTTACTAGCCGATTTTGTGGCGGGCCTAACTGTTGGTCTCACCGCAATACCTCAAGCAATAGCCTATGCTTCCATAGCTGGCCTACCAACACAATTTGGACTGTATTCGGCATTTATGGGATGTTTTGTGTACATAGTGTTTGGTACATGCAAGGACATAACCGTGG GTCCTACCGCTATTATGGCCTTGATGGTACAGGCTCATGTCACAGGCAGTTCGGATTATGCCGTCTTAACATGTTTTCTTTCCGgttgtgttatttttttattaggtATTTTTAATTTGGGAGTTTTGGTGAGATTTATTTCAATACCAGTGACAACGGGCTTCACAACTGCCGCAGCCATTACAATAGCTAGTGGACAAGTCAATAATTTGTTTGGCATAaaaa GTTCTTCAAATGAGTTTATTGAATCCTGGGTTAATTTCTTTGGTCATATAACTGAAACCCGAAGGAATGATGCTATTCTTGGCATAGCGACTCTAGTCCTATTACTTTTAATGATG AAAATCAAAGATCTACCTTTGTCGTGTAAAATGCTCACCAAATACATATCACTGTCTCGAAATGCCTTGGCAGTTATTGTGGGCATTGTACTATGCTACTGTCTTTCCCATGATGGTTGGTTGCCTTTTAGAGCCAGTGGCGAAATAACTAAAGGTATACCACCATTTAAACCACCTCCGTTTAGTACAACAGTGAATGGTACTAAAGTAACATTTGGCGAAATGGTTACAGATTTAGGAGCATCTTTGGcctcaatacctttaatttcaatATTAGAAAGTATAGCGATAGCCAAAGCTTTTT CTAAGGGAAAAATTGTTGATGCCTCCCAGGAAATGGTGGCTCTGGGACTTTGTAATATACTAAGTAGTTTCTTTTCCTCAATGCCCATTACCGGATCATTCACCCGCACTTCTATCAACCACTCAAGTGGTGTTAAAACTCCCTTGGGTGGTGCTGTAACAGGAGCTTTGGTCTTGATGGCCTTAGCATTTCTGACCACAACATTCTCTTATATACCCAAAGCCACATTGGCTGCCATTATCATATCCGCCATGATATTTATGGTGGAATATGAACGTATTATTGAAATCTGGAGATCAAAAA AAATGGACGTAATACCCTTTTCGGTTACAGcccttgtttgtttattttggaGTTTGGAGTACGGCATGGTTTGTGGTATTTTTGTCAATGCAATTTTCATTCTCTACAAAAGTGCAAGACCAAAAATCCTTATAAGCCTGGAGAAAGTCAACTCAGTACCATTGGGACTGGTGCAAGTGCAAGAAAATCTTTGCTATTCCTCTGCAGAATATTTAAAATCCAAAGTGGTGAAATTTGTAACGACACAAGGCGATAATAGCATCAAAATGATAATAATCAAAGGCGATGAAATAACAAATATTGACTCTACAGTTGGATTG AATATTTTATCTCTTAAGGAAGACCTTTCCCTTTTGGAATGCTCTTTAATATGCTGGAATTGGAATTATGACGCTGCCGGTGTCATTTGTCGCTTACATCCAAAAGAGAGATCAATGTTTAAGTTTGGCAAATCAATATCGGAGATTGTGGCAGAAGTTGCATACAATATGACACAAACGGAAATTGTTGACGTCCCAGAAGATTCATAG
- the LOC106081857 gene encoding sodium-independent sulfate anion transporter isoform X2 encodes MPNCLQNGITVAEDENSFTYLVSHNLYHENLPNICQIVKNRSKKCCEPATCKQFLPIISWLPKYNVQFLLADFVAGLTVGLTAIPQAIAYASIAGLPTQFGLYSAFMGCFVYIVFGTCKDITVGPTAIMALMVQAHVTGSSDYAVLTCFLSGCVIFLLGIFNLGVLVRFISIPVTTGFTTAAAITIASGQVNNLFGIKSSSNEFIESWVNFFGHITETRRNDAILGIATLVLLLLMMKIKDLPLSCKMLTKYISLSRNALAVIVGIVLCYCLSHDGWLPFRASGEITKGIPPFKPPPFSTTVNGTKVTFGEMVTDLGASLASIPLISILESIAIAKAFSKGKIVDASQEMVALGLCNILSSFFSSMPITGSFTRTSINHSSGVKTPLGGAVTGALVLMALAFLTTTFSYIPKATLAAIIISAMIFMVEYERIIEIWRSKKMDVIPFSVTALVCLFWSLEYGMVCGIFVNAIFILYKSARPKILISLEKVNSVPLGLVQVQENLCYSSAEYLKSKVVKFVTTQGDNSIKMIIIKGDEITNIDSTVGLNILSLKEDLSLLECSLICWNWNYDAAGVICRLHPKERSMFKFGKSISEIVAEVAYNMTQTEIVDVPEDS; translated from the exons ATAATCTGTATCATGAAAATTTACCGAATATTTGTCAAATTGTGAAAAATCGTAGCAAAAAATGCTGTGAGCCCGCCACATGCAAGCAATTCTTACCGATTATCAGTTGGTTGCCTAAGTACAATGTGCAATTTTTACTAGCCGATTTTGTGGCGGGCCTAACTGTTGGTCTCACCGCAATACCTCAAGCAATAGCCTATGCTTCCATAGCTGGCCTACCAACACAATTTGGACTGTATTCGGCATTTATGGGATGTTTTGTGTACATAGTGTTTGGTACATGCAAGGACATAACCGTGG GTCCTACCGCTATTATGGCCTTGATGGTACAGGCTCATGTCACAGGCAGTTCGGATTATGCCGTCTTAACATGTTTTCTTTCCGgttgtgttatttttttattaggtATTTTTAATTTGGGAGTTTTGGTGAGATTTATTTCAATACCAGTGACAACGGGCTTCACAACTGCCGCAGCCATTACAATAGCTAGTGGACAAGTCAATAATTTGTTTGGCATAaaaa GTTCTTCAAATGAGTTTATTGAATCCTGGGTTAATTTCTTTGGTCATATAACTGAAACCCGAAGGAATGATGCTATTCTTGGCATAGCGACTCTAGTCCTATTACTTTTAATGATG AAAATCAAAGATCTACCTTTGTCGTGTAAAATGCTCACCAAATACATATCACTGTCTCGAAATGCCTTGGCAGTTATTGTGGGCATTGTACTATGCTACTGTCTTTCCCATGATGGTTGGTTGCCTTTTAGAGCCAGTGGCGAAATAACTAAAGGTATACCACCATTTAAACCACCTCCGTTTAGTACAACAGTGAATGGTACTAAAGTAACATTTGGCGAAATGGTTACAGATTTAGGAGCATCTTTGGcctcaatacctttaatttcaatATTAGAAAGTATAGCGATAGCCAAAGCTTTTT CTAAGGGAAAAATTGTTGATGCCTCCCAGGAAATGGTGGCTCTGGGACTTTGTAATATACTAAGTAGTTTCTTTTCCTCAATGCCCATTACCGGATCATTCACCCGCACTTCTATCAACCACTCAAGTGGTGTTAAAACTCCCTTGGGTGGTGCTGTAACAGGAGCTTTGGTCTTGATGGCCTTAGCATTTCTGACCACAACATTCTCTTATATACCCAAAGCCACATTGGCTGCCATTATCATATCCGCCATGATATTTATGGTGGAATATGAACGTATTATTGAAATCTGGAGATCAAAAA AAATGGACGTAATACCCTTTTCGGTTACAGcccttgtttgtttattttggaGTTTGGAGTACGGCATGGTTTGTGGTATTTTTGTCAATGCAATTTTCATTCTCTACAAAAGTGCAAGACCAAAAATCCTTATAAGCCTGGAGAAAGTCAACTCAGTACCATTGGGACTGGTGCAAGTGCAAGAAAATCTTTGCTATTCCTCTGCAGAATATTTAAAATCCAAAGTGGTGAAATTTGTAACGACACAAGGCGATAATAGCATCAAAATGATAATAATCAAAGGCGATGAAATAACAAATATTGACTCTACAGTTGGATTG AATATTTTATCTCTTAAGGAAGACCTTTCCCTTTTGGAATGCTCTTTAATATGCTGGAATTGGAATTATGACGCTGCCGGTGTCATTTGTCGCTTACATCCAAAAGAGAGATCAATGTTTAAGTTTGGCAAATCAATATCGGAGATTGTGGCAGAAGTTGCATACAATATGACACAAACGGAAATTGTTGACGTCCCAGAAGATTCATAG